In Hyphomicrobiales bacterium, the following proteins share a genomic window:
- a CDS encoding rhodanese-like domain-containing protein yields MNGGSDQTYSGDLSARQAWDLLNETPDATLIDVRTRAEWSYVGTVDLGVLGKDAVLLEWQSFPDRQVNPEFVDTLLAELSRRGVGADEPLLFLCRSGVRSAAAARAVTAAGRDRCYNIAGGFEGGLDADRHRGRLRGWKAENLPWVQS; encoded by the coding sequence ATGAATGGGGGAAGCGATCAGACTTATTCCGGCGATTTGTCTGCGCGTCAAGCGTGGGACTTGCTCAACGAAACACCGGATGCGACGTTGATCGACGTGCGTACGCGCGCCGAGTGGTCCTATGTTGGCACCGTTGATCTAGGTGTCCTTGGAAAGGATGCCGTTCTTCTTGAATGGCAAAGCTTTCCTGACAGGCAGGTCAATCCGGAATTTGTCGATACTTTGCTGGCGGAGCTGTCGCGGCGTGGTGTCGGCGCGGATGAACCGCTCTTGTTCCTGTGTCGCTCGGGTGTGCGTAGCGCCGCCGCTGCGCGCGCCGTTACTGCCGCCGGTCGTGACCGTTGTTACAACATCGCCGGCGGTTTCGAGGGTGGCCTCGACGCTGATCGCCACCGCGGTCGGCTGCGGGGATGGAAGGCGGAGAATTTACCCTGGGTTCAATCATGA
- a CDS encoding HigA family addiction module antitoxin, with amino-acid sequence MPKNGLPLIHPGEFLAEILGELGMSQAAFARAIGVSPMRVSHIIKGRRPVTAELALLFGKAFDQSPEYWLNLQSAYDLGTARKASGRRLRSIQAIVSAA; translated from the coding sequence ATGCCCAAGAACGGACTTCCCCTGATCCATCCCGGAGAATTCCTTGCGGAGATTCTCGGCGAACTTGGAATGTCCCAGGCAGCATTCGCGCGCGCCATCGGGGTTTCGCCCATGCGCGTCTCGCACATCATCAAGGGCAGGCGGCCGGTAACGGCCGAACTGGCGCTGTTGTTCGGCAAGGCGTTCGACCAGTCGCCGGAATATTGGCTGAACTTGCAATCGGCCTATGATCTTGGAACGGCTCGGAAGGCGAGCGGGCGTCGCCTCAGGAGCATCCAAGCCATTGTATCCGCTGCTTGA
- the rpsT gene encoding 30S ribosomal protein S20, with amino-acid sequence MANKPSAKKAIRKIGRRTEVNKSRRSRMRTFLRQVEDAIAKGDKAAAADALRQAEPQLMRSAQKGLIHKNAAARTVSRLSRRVKIMTA; translated from the coding sequence ATGGCCAACAAGCCGTCCGCCAAGAAGGCCATTCGCAAGATCGGCCGCCGAACCGAGGTCAATAAGAGCCGGCGCAGCCGCATGCGCACCTTCCTGCGCCAAGTCGAGGATGCCATCGCCAAGGGCGACAAGGCGGCGGCTGCCGACGCGCTTCGCCAGGCGGAACCGCAACTCATGCGCTCGGCCCAAAAGGGCCTCATTCACAAGAATGCCGCTGCCCGCACCGTTTCCCGCCTGTCCCGGCGCGTCAAGATCATGACGGCCTGA
- a CDS encoding SprT family zinc-dependent metalloprotease has translation MTEADSRPPRTSAGGDGFEIDIDGAPVRVTLIRRAGARRYVLRVRAGDVRLTVPSRGTHHEARAFAERQRDWIKTRLERLPEPVRFEDGAVIPLRGQPHTIEHREQARGVVWVEPGAADPLLPEDALPRLCVSGRHSHLRRRLRDWLEAEAHRMLSKHVRVYAGRLGITVKRISIRDQKSRWGACSASGTLTFSWRLILAPDFVISYLAAHEVVHLKEMNHSARYWRTLRALCADTDRAEVWLRAHGGALHRYDPS, from the coding sequence CGCCCGTCCGCGTCACCCTGATTCGCCGTGCAGGCGCAAGGCGTTACGTGTTGCGCGTGCGCGCCGGCGATGTGCGCCTGACGGTGCCGTCGCGCGGCACCCACCATGAGGCCCGCGCCTTCGCCGAGCGCCAGCGCGACTGGATCAAGACCAGGCTTGAGCGCCTGCCCGAACCGGTGCGGTTCGAGGATGGGGCGGTGATTCCCCTGCGCGGTCAACCCCATACGATCGAGCACCGGGAACAGGCGCGCGGCGTGGTGTGGGTCGAGCCGGGCGCGGCCGACCCGCTTCTTCCCGAGGATGCCTTGCCTCGCCTGTGTGTTTCCGGCCGACATTCTCATCTTCGCCGCCGCTTGCGCGACTGGCTGGAGGCGGAAGCGCACAGGATGCTGTCGAAGCATGTCCGCGTCTATGCGGGCCGCCTCGGCATCACCGTCAAGCGTATTTCCATCCGCGACCAGAAGAGCCGCTGGGGCGCCTGCTCGGCAAGCGGCACGCTGACTTTTTCCTGGCGGCTGATTCTGGCTCCCGACTTCGTCATCTCCTATCTCGCCGCGCATGAGGTCGTACATCTGAAGGAGATGAACCATTCGGCACGTTATTGGCGTACGCTGCGGGCGCTATGCGCCGATACCGACCGCGCCGAAGTTTGGCTGCGCGCCCATGGCGGCGCGCTGCACCGCTACGATCCGAGCTAG
- a CDS encoding PBP1A family penicillin-binding protein produces MFRRRNTRRGRNRVRIEPTFESAPKRGGRRGQRPVRGRVRGNLLQRLVRRLVYWGTVTAVWAALIFGGITLYYGASLPPIADLKIPARTPNIVMVAATGETLATRGTGPSRDVRLRELPVYLPQAIIAVEDRRFRWHPGVDPIGLIRATIHNLRAGRIVEGGSTLTQQLAKNLFLEPDRTLRRKVQEMILALWLEWHYSKDQILELYLNRVYFGAGTYGVEAAAQRFFGKSARQATLPQAAVLAGLLKAPARYAPTRNPGLAEDRASLVIERMVAVGFISPSEGLAAIAHPAAVRHPNALGAIDYAADWIADQLPGFIGQPATDIVVETTIDPKLQADAEAALTSVLDEQGSSLGASQGAVVAIDPNGAVKALVGGRSYFESQFNRATKAFRQPGSAFKPFIYLAALERGLTPDTVRLDAPVKFANWSPKNYDDKYRGPVTLREGLTNSLNTVAARLANEVGVKSITDTARRLGITAPISRNLSIALGTSEVSLLELTGAYVPFSNGGFGVLPHVIERVRTADGKLLYQRSGSGPGRVVRREDVGAMNHMLQAALNSGTAQRAALGTWPAAGKTGTTQDWRDAWFIGYTARLTAGVWIGNDDGTPMKRVTGGSLPAMAWNRFMVAVHQGLNPVPLPGNYWRNPDRAPPLAAVGRRDDAARPLSPEAAPRQEGSGFSLDGSFLKRIFGG; encoded by the coding sequence ATGTTCAGACGGCGCAATACGCGCAGGGGCCGCAATAGGGTACGCATCGAGCCAACATTCGAATCTGCGCCGAAGCGCGGCGGACGGCGCGGCCAAAGGCCGGTGCGCGGGCGGGTCCGGGGCAACCTTCTGCAGCGGCTCGTGCGGCGTCTCGTCTATTGGGGCACCGTAACCGCGGTTTGGGCCGCCCTCATATTCGGCGGCATTACGCTTTATTACGGTGCCAGCCTGCCGCCGATTGCCGACCTGAAGATTCCGGCCCGCACCCCCAACATCGTCATGGTCGCAGCAACCGGCGAGACGCTGGCGACGCGCGGCACCGGCCCAAGTCGCGACGTGCGGCTGCGCGAGCTGCCCGTCTATCTGCCGCAAGCGATCATCGCGGTGGAGGACCGCCGCTTCCGCTGGCATCCCGGCGTCGACCCGATCGGACTGATACGCGCGACGATCCACAATCTGCGCGCCGGACGCATCGTCGAGGGCGGCTCGACGCTGACCCAGCAACTCGCCAAGAACCTGTTTCTGGAACCGGACAGAACTCTGCGCCGCAAGGTCCAGGAGATGATTCTCGCGCTCTGGCTGGAGTGGCACTATTCCAAGGACCAGATCCTTGAGCTCTATCTCAACCGGGTCTATTTCGGCGCCGGCACCTACGGCGTTGAGGCCGCCGCCCAGCGATTTTTCGGAAAATCCGCGCGACAGGCGACTTTGCCGCAAGCAGCAGTCCTCGCCGGTCTGCTCAAGGCGCCGGCGCGCTACGCGCCGACACGCAACCCGGGACTGGCCGAGGACCGCGCCAGCCTCGTCATCGAACGCATGGTTGCCGTCGGCTTCATCTCCCCCTCGGAGGGTCTCGCCGCAATCGCCCACCCGGCCGCGGTCAGGCACCCGAATGCCCTCGGCGCCATCGACTATGCCGCCGACTGGATCGCCGACCAGTTGCCGGGATTCATCGGCCAACCCGCGACCGACATAGTCGTCGAGACGACCATCGACCCCAAGCTTCAGGCGGACGCGGAGGCGGCCCTTACCAGCGTGCTCGACGAACAGGGCAGCTCCCTCGGGGCCAGCCAGGGCGCCGTTGTCGCCATCGATCCCAACGGCGCCGTAAAGGCGCTAGTGGGCGGGCGCTCCTATTTCGAAAGCCAGTTCAACCGCGCCACCAAGGCTTTTCGCCAGCCGGGCTCGGCCTTCAAGCCGTTCATCTATCTCGCAGCGCTCGAACGCGGGCTGACGCCGGATACGGTGCGCCTCGATGCACCGGTGAAATTCGCCAACTGGTCGCCCAAAAACTACGACGACAAATATCGCGGGCCCGTCACCCTGCGTGAAGGCCTGACCAACTCGCTCAACACGGTCGCGGCGCGGCTTGCCAATGAGGTCGGCGTCAAGAGCATCACCGATACGGCGCGACGGCTTGGCATCACCGCGCCGATCAGTCGCAATCTGTCGATCGCACTTGGCACCTCGGAGGTCAGCCTGCTGGAGCTGACCGGCGCCTATGTGCCGTTTTCAAACGGCGGCTTTGGCGTCCTCCCGCATGTGATCGAGCGCGTGCGCACGGCCGACGGCAAGCTCCTCTATCAGCGCTCAGGCTCCGGTCCCGGGCGCGTGGTGCGGCGTGAGGACGTCGGTGCGATGAACCACATGCTTCAGGCGGCGCTGAACTCCGGCACCGCCCAGCGCGCCGCCTTGGGCACGTGGCCTGCAGCCGGCAAGACCGGCACCACCCAGGATTGGCGCGATGCCTGGTTCATTGGCTACACGGCGCGGCTAACCGCCGGGGTGTGGATCGGCAACGATGACGGCACGCCGATGAAGCGGGTCACCGGCGGCAGCCTGCCGGCCATGGCCTGGAATCGCTTCATGGTCGCCGTGCATCAGGGATTGAATCCGGTGCCGCTGCCCGGCAACTATTGGCGCAATCCCGACCGTGCCCCTCCGCTCGCCGCCGTCGGCAGGCGTGACGATGCCGCCCGGCCGCTGTCGCCTGAAGCCGCGCCACGCCAAGAGGGAAGCGGCTTTTCCCTCGACGGCAGTTTCCTGAAGCGCATTTTCGGGGGCTAG
- the gyrB gene encoding DNA topoisomerase (ATP-hydrolyzing) subunit B, with the protein MAKEKPAATPGEEYGAESIKVLKGLEAVRKRPGMYIGDTDDGSGLHHMVYEVVDNSIDEALAGYCDTVEVVLNPDGSCTVRDNGRGIPTEIHSGEGVSAAQVIMTQLHAGGKFDQSSYKVSGGLHGVGVSVVNALSQWLKLRIWRDNKEHAMSFTDGEPDAPLAMVGKAEGQTGTDVTFLPSKKIFSMTEFDYAEIEHRLRELAFLNSGVRITLTDNRGVEPRTEELHYEGGVEAFVRYLDRAKHPLIAAPIMIRGERDAMMVECALWWNDGYHENVLCFTNNIPQRDGGAHLAGFRGALTRQVTGYADAAGISRRERVALTGDDCREGLTCVLSIKVPDPKFSSQTKDKLVSSEVRPVVEGVVNEGLRAWFEEHPAEAKTIVSKVVEAAAAREAARKARELTRRKGALDVASLPGKLADCQERDPAKAELFLVEGDSAGGSAKQARNREFQAVLPLRGKILNVERARFDKMLSSNEIGTLITALGTGIGKDEFDVDKLRYHKVIIMTDADVDGAHIRTLLLTFFYRQMTDLVERGHLFIAQPPLYKVRRGTSEQYLKDERALENYLIDTGLDGATLRLSDGEERAGDDLRAIVEEARRIKTILDGLHSRYPRRVVEQTAIAGALNPEILSDPEKAKVAAKYIARRLDTISEETEKGWTGEPMPDGGLRFSREVRGVKEVRVIDGPLIASADARKLDERAAHMQSVYGKAAVLRRKDEERAIRSPSELLSTVLEAGHKGLTLQRYKGLGEMNPDQLWETTLDVNARTLLQVRIKELDEADQIFSRLMGDEVEPRREFIQQNALAVANLDV; encoded by the coding sequence ATGGCGAAAGAGAAACCCGCTGCGACGCCAGGCGAGGAATATGGTGCTGAATCGATCAAGGTCCTGAAGGGCCTTGAGGCCGTGCGCAAGCGTCCGGGCATGTATATCGGCGATACCGACGACGGCTCCGGGTTGCACCATATGGTCTACGAGGTCGTCGACAATTCCATCGACGAAGCACTTGCCGGCTATTGCGATACCGTCGAGGTCGTCCTCAACCCGGACGGCTCGTGCACGGTCCGCGACAATGGCCGCGGCATCCCGACCGAGATCCATTCCGGTGAGGGCGTCTCCGCCGCCCAGGTCATCATGACCCAGCTGCACGCCGGCGGAAAGTTCGACCAGAGCTCCTACAAGGTCTCAGGCGGCCTGCATGGGGTTGGCGTGTCCGTGGTCAACGCGCTGTCGCAATGGCTGAAGCTGCGTATCTGGCGCGACAACAAGGAACACGCCATGAGCTTCACCGACGGCGAGCCGGACGCGCCGCTTGCCATGGTCGGCAAAGCCGAGGGCCAGACCGGAACGGACGTTACGTTCCTGCCCAGCAAGAAGATCTTTTCGATGACCGAGTTCGACTATGCGGAGATCGAACACCGTCTGCGCGAGCTCGCTTTTCTCAATTCCGGCGTCCGCATCACCTTGACGGACAATCGCGGCGTCGAGCCACGCACCGAGGAGCTCCATTACGAGGGAGGGGTCGAAGCCTTCGTGCGCTATCTCGACCGCGCCAAGCACCCGCTCATCGCCGCGCCGATCATGATCCGCGGCGAGCGCGACGCGATGATGGTCGAGTGCGCCCTGTGGTGGAACGACGGCTATCACGAAAACGTGCTCTGCTTCACCAACAACATCCCGCAACGTGACGGCGGCGCGCATCTGGCCGGTTTCCGTGGCGCACTAACCCGCCAGGTCACGGGCTATGCCGACGCTGCCGGCATCTCGCGCAGAGAGAGGGTCGCGCTGACCGGGGACGATTGCCGCGAGGGGCTCACCTGCGTCCTGTCGATCAAGGTTCCCGATCCGAAATTTTCCAGTCAGACCAAGGACAAGCTCGTCTCCTCCGAGGTCCGCCCGGTGGTCGAGGGCGTGGTCAACGAGGGGCTCCGGGCCTGGTTTGAGGAGCACCCGGCGGAGGCCAAGACCATCGTCTCCAAGGTGGTTGAAGCGGCCGCCGCGCGGGAGGCGGCGCGCAAGGCGCGCGAGCTCACCCGGCGCAAGGGCGCGCTCGACGTCGCCTCGCTGCCTGGCAAGCTTGCCGACTGCCAGGAGCGTGACCCGGCCAAGGCGGAGCTGTTTCTGGTCGAGGGCGATTCGGCCGGCGGCTCCGCCAAGCAGGCGCGCAACCGCGAGTTCCAGGCGGTGCTGCCGCTGCGCGGCAAGATCCTCAATGTCGAGCGCGCCCGCTTCGACAAGATGCTGTCCTCGAACGAGATCGGCACGTTGATCACGGCACTCGGCACCGGAATTGGCAAGGACGAGTTCGACGTCGATAAGCTGCGCTACCACAAGGTCATCATTATGACCGACGCCGATGTGGACGGCGCCCATATCCGCACCCTGCTTCTGACCTTCTTCTACCGTCAGATGACGGATCTCGTGGAGCGCGGCCATCTGTTCATCGCCCAGCCTCCACTCTACAAGGTCAGGCGCGGCACCTCGGAGCAGTATCTCAAGGACGAGCGGGCACTCGAGAACTATCTCATCGACACCGGGCTTGACGGCGCGACGCTGAGGCTGTCCGATGGGGAGGAGCGTGCCGGCGACGATCTGCGCGCCATTGTCGAGGAAGCGCGCCGGATCAAGACCATCCTCGATGGGCTGCACAGCCGCTACCCGCGTCGGGTCGTTGAGCAGACGGCGATTGCCGGAGCCCTCAATCCGGAAATACTCAGCGACCCGGAAAAGGCCAAGGTCGCCGCCAAATATATTGCACGCCGCCTCGACACCATTTCGGAAGAGACCGAGAAAGGCTGGACCGGCGAACCAATGCCCGACGGGGGCTTGCGCTTTTCTCGCGAGGTGCGCGGCGTAAAGGAGGTCCGCGTGATCGACGGCCCGCTGATCGCGTCCGCCGACGCGCGCAAGCTCGACGAGCGCGCCGCCCATATGCAAAGCGTCTACGGGAAGGCGGCAGTGCTGCGGCGCAAGGATGAGGAACGAGCGATCCGCTCGCCGAGTGAGCTTCTCAGCACAGTGCTCGAGGCCGGGCACAAGGGCCTGACGCTGCAGCGCTACAAGGGGCTTGGTGAAATGAACCCAGACCAGCTCTGGGAGACGACGCTCGATGTCAACGCCCGCACCCTGTTGCAGGTCCGCATCAAGGAACTGGACGAGGCCGACCAGATCTTCTCCCGTCTGATGGGCGACGAGGTCGAGCCGCGCCGCGAGTTCATCCAGCAGAACGCGCTCGCCGTCGCCAATCTGGACGTGTGA
- the dnaA gene encoding chromosomal replication initiator protein DnaA: MRDNDNQAQTIEPPATATASNSDFHDRPKDDSGLEATWRRVGKRLCVELGEDVYSSWFARVTPEGMSGKTVHLSVPTRFLKSWIGAHYLDRLLALWQNEEERVARIELSVRGPALSSAGRSRNGALPPSSGQPDLLAAGRAGRGAVRGATAFSPTVFSDGRAHAIGSPLDPRYSFDSFIVGPSNALAHAAATQIAASDSSNGTGFNILFVHSAVGLGKTHLLQAIAWESRQRRRPDRILYLTAERFMYRFVAALKAQDTLAFKDHLRGIDLLLIDDMQFLQGKSIQQEFCHTLNALMENGRQVVVAADRPPVELDSLDDRMRSRLSAGLVVDIRPLGRSLRLSILRARLEAAMRRFPTLQVSDAVLDYVADQVAGNGRELEGAFTRIVAHNQLTNAEITIEMAERAIRDLVRSQEPKRVRIEHIQKIVAKHFNVSRQDIVSSRRNRSIVRPRQISMYLAKTLTDRSFPEIGRRFGGRDHTTVLHAVRKIEGLIKEDRMLAEEVELLKRMVEE, from the coding sequence ATGCGGGATAACGATAATCAAGCGCAGACAATCGAGCCTCCGGCGACTGCGACGGCCTCCAACAGCGATTTCCATGATCGGCCGAAGGACGATAGCGGACTTGAGGCCACGTGGCGACGGGTCGGGAAGCGGCTTTGCGTCGAGCTTGGCGAGGACGTCTATTCGAGCTGGTTTGCGCGCGTGACGCCGGAAGGCATGTCGGGCAAGACGGTTCATCTGTCGGTTCCCACGCGGTTCCTGAAAAGCTGGATTGGTGCCCACTATCTGGACCGGCTTCTCGCCCTGTGGCAAAATGAGGAAGAGCGCGTCGCGCGCATCGAGTTGAGCGTGCGCGGACCGGCCCTCAGCAGCGCCGGCCGCAGCCGCAACGGCGCATTGCCGCCATCCAGCGGTCAGCCGGATCTGCTTGCCGCGGGACGCGCGGGTCGCGGCGCGGTGCGCGGGGCGACGGCATTTTCACCGACCGTCTTCAGCGACGGTCGCGCGCACGCCATCGGCTCGCCGCTTGATCCGCGCTACAGCTTCGACAGCTTTATCGTCGGCCCGTCGAATGCGCTTGCCCACGCCGCCGCCACCCAGATCGCCGCTTCCGACTCCTCAAACGGCACCGGCTTCAATATCCTGTTCGTGCACTCCGCCGTCGGTCTCGGCAAGACCCATCTGTTGCAAGCGATCGCTTGGGAATCGCGGCAACGGCGCCGGCCCGACCGGATTCTCTATCTCACCGCGGAGCGCTTCATGTACCGCTTCGTCGCGGCACTCAAGGCGCAGGACACGCTTGCTTTCAAGGATCACTTAAGGGGCATCGATTTGCTCCTGATCGACGATATGCAGTTTCTGCAGGGCAAATCGATCCAGCAGGAGTTCTGCCACACCCTCAACGCATTGATGGAAAACGGCCGCCAGGTAGTCGTCGCGGCGGACCGACCGCCGGTCGAGCTGGACAGTCTCGACGATCGCATGCGCTCTCGCCTTTCGGCAGGCCTTGTCGTCGACATTCGTCCGCTCGGCCGGTCTCTCCGCCTGTCGATCCTGCGCGCCAGGCTGGAGGCCGCGATGCGGCGGTTTCCGACGCTGCAAGTGTCGGATGCGGTGCTCGATTATGTCGCCGACCAGGTCGCCGGTAACGGCCGCGAGCTGGAAGGCGCCTTTACGCGCATCGTCGCCCACAACCAGCTCACCAACGCAGAAATTACCATCGAGATGGCCGAACGCGCGATCCGCGATCTCGTCAGGTCGCAGGAGCCCAAGCGGGTGCGCATCGAGCACATTCAGAAGATCGTCGCCAAGCATTTCAACGTCTCGCGCCAGGACATCGTATCCAGCCGGCGCAACCGCTCCATCGTACGTCCGCGGCAGATTTCCATGTACCTTGCCAAGACGCTGACCGACCGGTCGTTTCCCGAGATCGGCCGCCGCTTCGGCGGCCGCGACCACACCACCGTGCTTCATGCCGTGCGCAAGATCGAAGGCCTGATCAAGGAGGACCGGATGCTGGCCGAGGAGGTCGAACTGCTCAAGCGCATGGTCGAGGAGTGA
- the dnaN gene encoding DNA polymerase III subunit beta, whose protein sequence is MKLTIERAALLKSLSHVQSVVERRNTIPILANVLIEADGNTLKLKATDLDIEAVETVPADVASPSATTVPAHMCYDIVRKFPEGAQIELETAADGASLSLRTGRSNFTLQTLGKEDFPDLAAGAFSHRFVLGATDLKRLIDKTRFAMSTEETRYYLNGIYLHMADGNGTSVLRAVATDGHRLACVDLALPDGAEGMPGIIVPRKTVEQLHKLIEDAEEAVTVEVSAAKVRFTFDNIVLTSKLIDGTFPDYARVIPQGNDRVLSVDSERFAEAVDRVSTISSERGRAVKLNLEGEKLILSVNNPDSGSASEELEVDYAGAPLEIGFNARYLLDIAGQLDHHMARFDMADPGSPALVRDVSDDAALYVLMPMRV, encoded by the coding sequence ATGAAATTGACGATTGAACGGGCCGCGCTTCTCAAGTCTCTGAGCCACGTGCAGAGCGTGGTCGAGCGCCGCAACACGATTCCCATCCTCGCCAACGTTCTCATCGAAGCGGACGGAAACACCCTCAAGCTCAAGGCAACCGATCTCGATATCGAGGCGGTAGAGACGGTACCGGCAGACGTCGCCTCTCCCAGCGCGACCACGGTTCCGGCGCATATGTGCTACGACATCGTGCGCAAGTTTCCCGAAGGCGCCCAGATCGAGCTGGAGACGGCCGCGGACGGCGCTTCTCTTTCGCTGCGCACCGGGCGCTCGAACTTCACCCTCCAGACCCTCGGCAAGGAGGATTTTCCCGACCTTGCCGCCGGCGCGTTTTCGCACCGCTTTGTGCTCGGCGCCACCGACCTGAAGCGCCTCATCGATAAGACGCGATTTGCCATGTCGACGGAGGAAACGCGCTATTATCTCAATGGTATCTATCTGCACATGGCCGACGGCAACGGCACGAGCGTTCTGCGCGCGGTTGCGACCGACGGGCATCGGCTTGCCTGCGTCGACCTGGCGCTGCCCGACGGCGCGGAAGGCATGCCCGGCATCATCGTTCCGCGCAAGACGGTCGAGCAACTCCACAAGCTCATCGAGGACGCCGAGGAAGCCGTCACCGTAGAGGTCTCCGCCGCCAAGGTGCGCTTTACCTTCGACAATATCGTTCTGACCTCGAAGCTGATAGACGGTACCTTCCCCGACTATGCCCGTGTCATTCCCCAAGGCAACGACAGGGTCCTGAGCGTCGATAGCGAGCGTTTCGCCGAGGCCGTCGACCGGGTCTCGACCATATCGAGCGAACGCGGCCGGGCCGTGAAGCTCAATCTGGAGGGCGAGAAGCTGATCTTGTCGGTCAACAATCCGGATTCCGGCAGCGCCAGCGAAGAGCTCGAGGTCGACTATGCCGGCGCGCCGCTCGAGATCGGCTTCAACGCGCGCTACCTTTTGGACATCGCCGGACAGTTGGACCATCACATGGCGCGCTTCGACATGGCCGACCCGGGATCGCCGGCGCTGGTCCGCGACGTCAGCGACGACGCGGCGCTTTACGTGCTCATGCCGATGCGCGTCTAG
- a CDS encoding type II toxin-antitoxin system RelE/ParE family toxin, which translates to MIRSFADAETGRFFMTGKSRKLARKILRRAALRLKQLNAATRIDDMRMPPSNRLEALRGNRAGQYSIRINNQWRVCFRWEDGDAADVEIVDYH; encoded by the coding sequence ATGATCCGGTCGTTTGCCGACGCGGAAACCGGGCGGTTTTTCATGACCGGAAAATCGCGCAAGTTGGCGCGCAAGATACTCAGGCGGGCGGCCTTGCGGTTGAAGCAGTTGAACGCCGCCACCCGGATCGATGACATGAGAATGCCGCCGTCCAACCGTCTTGAAGCCTTGAGGGGCAACCGCGCCGGCCAATACAGCATTCGGATCAACAACCAGTGGCGAGTCTGCTTCCGCTGGGAGGATGGCGACGCCGCCGATGTCGAAATCGTGGATTATCACTGA
- the recF gene encoding DNA replication/repair protein RecF, which yields MSTDAYWLSRLRLTDFRNYERLSLDFDSRPVVLVGANGSGKTNLLEAISFLVPGRGLRGSTHEEIARDGGAGGWAVFARVEGPSGTSEIGTGLGAEPRQNDRASRDVRIDGGRARTVNDLAHICRMAWLTPSMDSLFTGPAGERRRFLDRLVLAMDANHRSRVGQFETAMRQRNALLEAPGADARWLDGLEAQMAEHGAAIAAARRDYVRILQGVLSERGGRGPFPQGRLALEGSIETDLASMPAIDAEDRYRGALADARGADAAAKRTLSGPHRSDLIVYYGPKARPARLCSTGEQKIMLVGLVLAHARLISALDDHGTPLVLLDEIAAHLDRDRREALFAELGELGAQAWMTGTERVIFASLAEAVQTFQVAEGRLKRLT from the coding sequence TTGTCGACTGACGCTTACTGGCTCTCAAGGCTGCGCCTGACCGACTTTCGCAACTATGAGCGCCTGTCCCTCGACTTCGACTCGCGGCCAGTGGTGCTGGTCGGCGCCAACGGCTCCGGCAAGACCAACCTGCTCGAGGCCATCTCTTTCCTAGTGCCGGGCCGTGGCCTGCGCGGGTCGACCCACGAGGAGATCGCGCGTGATGGGGGCGCCGGCGGCTGGGCGGTTTTCGCCCGCGTCGAGGGGCCGAGCGGCACGAGCGAGATTGGCACCGGCCTCGGCGCGGAACCGAGACAAAACGATCGCGCCAGCCGTGACGTGCGCATCGACGGCGGGCGGGCGCGCACCGTCAACGACCTTGCCCATATCTGCCGCATGGCCTGGCTGACGCCTTCCATGGATTCCTTGTTCACCGGTCCCGCCGGCGAGCGCCGCCGCTTTCTCGACCGGCTGGTGCTGGCCATGGACGCGAACCACCGCAGCCGCGTCGGCCAATTCGAGACCGCGATGCGCCAAAGAAACGCGCTTCTGGAAGCGCCGGGCGCCGATGCGCGCTGGCTCGACGGGCTTGAGGCACAGATGGCCGAACACGGCGCAGCGATCGCCGCGGCCCGGCGCGACTATGTGCGGATCCTTCAGGGCGTGCTGAGCGAGCGCGGCGGCAGGGGGCCATTTCCGCAAGGACGCCTTGCTCTTGAAGGGAGCATCGAAACCGACCTTGCCAGCATGCCGGCGATCGACGCGGAGGACCGCTACCGGGGAGCGCTCGCCGATGCGCGTGGCGCAGACGCCGCCGCCAAGCGCACCCTTTCCGGTCCCCACCGCAGCGACCTGATCGTCTATTACGGCCCCAAGGCGCGCCCGGCTCGACTATGCTCGACCGGCGAGCAGAAGATCATGCTGGTCGGCCTGGTTCTCGCCCATGCCCGCCTGATCAGCGCCCTTGACGATCATGGCACGCCGCTGGTGCTGCTCGACGAAATCGCCGCCCACCTCGATCGCGACCGCCGCGAGGCACTGTTCGCCGAGCTTGGCGAACTCGGCGCCCAGGCCTGGATGACGGGGACAGAACGCGTCATTTTCGCTTCCCTCGCTGAGGCCGTCCAGACTTTTCAGGTCGCCGAAGGGCGGCTGAAAAGGCTTACCTGA